The nucleotide sequence aagaaaactgctcctgaagctaaactgctcctgaagagatgacgtcatcagaagcagaaagtcatcagaagcaatattttcatcagaagcaaaagttttcatcagaagcaatatcttcaccagaagctacatttgatcctgtaatcaaactgaagattcaaagttgctgattctcaattcagtcttatcaaagaagaacgaagaattgaaagggaggtatcaacggatatatggatagcactgagcacttgtctctcattaatagagttgacaaagtacaagtgtacaaccactacctccactactctgttttctgtctacgctacaagacaaaacaacagccatgcctgcagaatttgtacaactcaagatgggaatgaatttgaagtttatccttcaaaggactacacccaaatcaggcaaaggatcactggtggataatcaaaggatttcaaacgactctttagacgtgctgattatctcaacgtctctttcacgcctctatataaaggagtgaagacttgaagataaaatagagaaatacataagttcaaaagcgccaaaactctgtcaatttaatactacaaagcacactgaatttctgcactgatttgatacatcttagaaattcaaagtctagagtcttttctgtactgtattgtgaacaccactgattgtatatcaagtgttcaattcaaactcaattctctgtatttttgtttgattagaagtctctcgcctgcgtgcttgagcattagaagtctcttgcttagtgcttgagcattggaagactcttgcgtgtgtgcttgagcatagttttgtgaagtctcatactttgaaagtattgagcagttgtaatcttgtgattatagtgaaatctccttggaagtgcaagggggactggactacttccgtgttgtggaaggaaccaggataactgcttgtgtctttgtctttcttttctctgctctgttctttccgctgcatatctgattctgatcatttcatcagaagcactctcaaactgcttctgaagttttatcagaagaagaattttctagacagaaaaagaaaacacaattcaacccccccttcttgtgtttttctcaccttcactcCCCTCCAAAAAACTCCAATTTGAGGGGAGCAATAAATGAGCTTATGAGGGATTTTGCTCCCCTTCCTCTCCCTCCCATCCCCTTCTAAAATTTGAACCAAacacaaaaattttaaaatattccctcccttcccctcctctCCCCTTCAAAACCCGCGAATCAAACGGACCCTTAATTTCTGATTATTTAAACCAAAGTGAGTTTTGGCATTTTTTGATTATATAATGTGAAAATGATAGTTAGACAGCTATTGTACcatcattagttttattttttttaggagaatgCTGACCATTGCCCTTGCAGCATTggataaggggataaaaatagaaatatagtattggaaaatggtgaaaagttataaatttaactttttaaaagtcaaaatgttgttgaaaccaatgTAGGAATGCTACTTATGGcatccttaaccattgccctcgCTCTTGGGCAATGGTTAAGAAAACCAAAAGTAGCatgtttgcattggtttcaacaacattttgacttttaaaaagttaaatttatcaatttttaccattttccaatgctatatttctatttttatccaaTTATCTAATGTCCCAAGGACAATGGTGAGCATTCTCCTTATTTTTGTTAATAGGtaaatattagtatattaatTGTTAATTACTCCGgtcttttttataagaaaaaattgatttttttagattcattgaataattgatgtttcTGGTCTAGAATATAGAcgaaatacatcatttatgcaatgaatcaaaaagtcaaatgtttcttataaataggaccgaaaGGAGTATCTTATTTGCTTACAAGATATTAAttattatcttaatttttttctccttactcaacaaaaaaaaaaaaaaaaacacctttaaggtgtgtttggtttagaagagacgttgtgaagagagaaatatgtgagaagagagaaagatgtGAGAAATAGAGAGGATTTAAGGTTTTGTTTGGTACAAGTAAGAAAGAGGAGAAATATAGAAGAGAGAAGTGTATTTTTAAAAGTACAGGAATGACATTGAAAAAATTCCTCTCATCAAACTATTTTATCTgtatttttattcaattaattaattgaatgccTCAATTATTAAtctgaatttatttttagttttacttaatttttatttaatcaataaaataattaatggtttattaattaaatgaaccCAAGAAAAATAATGTcacatgatataataatattgtgTTACATCACAAATTAAAGggcataaaagtaaaaataacaaaatcagCAACTTCCCAGGCCATTCTTTGCTGTTTTGGAGGGACCATGATTGACTGCAGTCGATAAAATGGTGCAGTCACTGCAATCAAAGAACATCAACCGTTAGATCCATCTAACCACCAAAAACTTTCAAATGACAAACAACATCGGCAACCGTATTCCATTGAAAAAGTCCCCTTCAACCTTTGGCGCgacatatatgtttttttttacaaatcctAAACATCATAATAAAGGTACGAAACGCTAATTAAAgaaatttatgttaaaaaaaataaaacaaaatacaaaaaatttattctcTATCTACCCgcagaagaaaataaacatgaaTTGTTTAAAGTTGAGGGTTTCATATTGGCATCTCAACTTGTTGAATTGTCacagaaaagaagaaaaaaaaaactcagcttGTTAATTATAGAATACAACAATGGCAGTTGGTACTACTTTTTTGgatgactttttttatttaagatgaATATAaatactgtaacaccccgttcccaaagcaataaaataacatataaacatcagagtaattccacatacgggcatgctacattgcaaattcaaaattcttaaatagaaaataaaactatttaagtcaacatcattcataacttcaatatttatgcagcggaaagtttgcatttcaataataacaacaatgttttaatctccaacaacatcttggcattaagcctaaacaacaataAGTTAGCCAATGAAAGGgccacatcaacaagttccaaaaattgatacataggaggaaaacaacaataaaataatatgaatgttcccatcccacgtatcagagccctagacacgacaatgagccaccacctactactcaggatcacctgcaagttacccataggaagggcaacattttcaagcagaaggggtgagattcacaacaataaatatagatattaaaatcatcaaatgaatctaacaccctaaacaacAACACgttatcttgtaaacatatataggTATAAGCCACAAGCAttgacaacatcaacaacacaccataatcacattgagtataatatatatatatatatatatatatatatatatatatatatatatatatatatatatatatatatatatatatatgtcacatattcaacaccaaaaTCATCTTATCAGATAACAACTGAATAaccactaagactcatgcaaatgacatgaccactgctaagacaccatcttagacttcttaaatgaaatgcaataatgcatgtggtaccaatcaggaccgaggccctcaccgcttttgaatggttaaagcattcatcaggaccgaagccctcaccgctgttgagcaactagtactccaggaccgaagccctcaccgctgttttatgcatatgcaatggacctacttgtgtatatctacatacaactgaccatgcaatgcaactccatgtgactcaacttaaacaacatgtatgattcaatactttgcatacatttcattcttcatcagcaatcatcaatccagcaatcaaaacaaccacaataatgcataattacatgaaactatgctcaacacaacaacattaaggtactaccattcaagcacgaaattcaacattcaggaactgagtagctcgcctcgcgagcacatctgctcgccgtggcgagttcacgaaaacactagctcgccatggcgagttcaaggcgaactcgaggcgagtgaaaattaggtgctctcgggaaaaatgctattttctcactcaaactccaattctaagctccctattcatctttttaacctaaaacttccaccattcatctttattatcctctaggtaccttaaaccattcccaaaacatcttataacaacttttcaaaatcaagttttatctgggcttactcgccatggcgagttggactgctcgcgaggcgagctatgaagttgctcactcgccatggcgagcacagctactcgcgaggcgagcgatgaacttctgtacgggcagaaaactggttttacccaaaaatcccatttttcttccaatcactccccaaatctgtttacagatgcaaattaactttctgtgtgcaactagaacctatttctaacatcaaattcatgcttacaacttcaaaaactacaatttcatcataaaacccaaaatccccaatttttaccaaaacctgttaaactcaaaatcagactttaaattctatactattgaagtaaacctcacccttaccttaattcagaatgaaaaatgcacagcaaaaagggttcctctggttcttctctcttgctcctggttttctcttgttttctcccaacaaCTGCTTCTACGTGAAACTGGTTTCTCACTTCTCTGTATTAACTTCCCACTAAAAtgtaactcccttctatttacacttaactccccataaattctattaattactattatttcccaaactccaaaataatcattatttcacacttaatctaattattatataataaaccatatattaaaaataatacatcacatagaacatccaaaaatcacatatacacaaatacatgcatatactccacataaatcacctacatcatatataataatatatatatatactccacataataaaataattaaataaataactagggcgttacaactctccccaaatcacggaatttcgtcctcgaaatcttacctcaagcaaacaactccggatacgactcccgcatcttactctccagctcccaagtcaaactttcaccagtcgctccaccccaaacgactctcacaagaggaatctctttacctctcaaagacttcacctttctgccatcaatcctcaacggcatagtctcaactgtcaggttgtctctaacctgtacatcatcatccctcggaatcacatgagaaggatccgcaacatacttccgaagctgagaaacatgaaacacatcgtgcaagttcgaaagatgtggtggcaaaccaactctatatgccactgtaccaattctctctgaaatctgatacggaccaataaacttaggagtcaacttcctcgacttcaaggcacgtccaacacccgtcaaaggagtgaccctcagaaaaacatgatcaccctcctgaaactcaagatccttccttcgcttgtcatggtaactcttctgtcgactctgcgaagctttcatcttttctcttatcaatctgactttctcagtagtctcatgtaccaaatccggtcccaacacacgCGAACAGACATATCAGCATTTTAAATctttcaacaataacaacacatATTTTGTAGAAAATAAAGTTTAACTATAACCATTATCTTTGCGAAcaaattcattaattttatggtttttgttGGTAATGAAAAAAATCGTAAAAAGTTTGCCGCTTTGTTTAAAGTAGATTAGACAAAATATACATGATGTTA is from Medicago truncatula cultivar Jemalong A17 chromosome 1, MtrunA17r5.0-ANR, whole genome shotgun sequence and encodes:
- the LOC112421053 gene encoding uncharacterized protein, which translates into the protein MKASQSRQKSYHDKRRKDLEFQEGDHVFLRVTPLTGVGRALKSRKLTPKFIGPYQISERIGTVAYRVGLPPHLSNLHDVFHVSQLRKYVADPSHVIPRDDDVQVRDNLTVETMPLRIDGRKVKSLRGKEIPLVRVVWGGATGESLTWELESKMRESYPELFA